One part of the Malus sylvestris chromosome 2, drMalSylv7.2, whole genome shotgun sequence genome encodes these proteins:
- the LOC126582669 gene encoding uncharacterized protein At2g38710-like isoform X1, protein MVSANKDMVAYCFDTLLAHYTTDQPPPPAFDDGQHPLFVTWKKVMNGGEPRLRGCIGTLEARGLINGFRDYALNSALKDRRFPPIQAKEIPYLECTVSILTDYETASNYLDWEVCSSSSTVRIFIGKHGIIIEFTDPDYNTRRSATYLPEIAAHEGWTKTEAIDSLMRKSGYNGSITESIRNRIRLTRYQSSLCTMDHNDYVSYVKETRGGAPCVVGAKSGSR, encoded by the exons atggtGTCGGCGAACAAGGACATGGTGGCTTACTGCTTCGATACTCTCCTCGCTCACTACACCACCGACCAACCTCCTCCCCCTGCTTTCGACGACGGCCAgca TCCATTGTTTGTTACTTggaagaaagtgatgaatggtGGTGAGCCTCGTTTGCGTGGATGCATAGGAACACTAGAAGCTCGGGGCTTGATTAATGGCTTCAGGGACTATGCCCTAAACAG TGCTTTGAAGGACCGGAGGTTTCCCCCAATACAGGCTAAGGAAATACCTTATTTGGAATGCACAGTTTCCATTCTGACTGATTATGAAACTGCTAGTAACTACCTCGATTGGGAGGTATGTTCAAGTTCTTCCACCGTTAGGATATTT ATTGGAAAACATGGTATAATTATTGAGTTTACTGATCCTGACTATAACACAAGGCGCAGCGCCACGTATTTGCCTGAGATTGCTGCCCATGAAG GTTGGACAAAAACTGAAGCAATTGACTCATTGATGAGGAAATCTGGTTACAATGGGAGCATCACTGAGTCGATTCGGAACCGTATACGGTTGACCCGCTACCAGAGCTCCTTATGCACGATGGACCATAATGACTATGTTTCCTATGTAAAGGAAACCAGAGGCGGAGCTCCGTGTGTAGTTGGTGCTAAGTCTGGCAGCCGCTGA
- the LOC126582572 gene encoding pentatricopeptide repeat-containing protein At1g09220, mitochondrial, with the protein MKQFLFPKYCKFGPTTAGSCKRFLRFSSSSSSLPSHPRHLASLLLKNPASRSATQQIHSHILSSGLFLCHNFTSAFLLLINTLLRCYSSGDFPHEAFAFYRHVRRYSHSFDSFTYFFLLHASIALNSVIPGAQIHALTHKLGFHFHVYVQTALVNMYVACGSLVLALNVFDEMPHRNSVTWNVMITGLAKWGELKLARSMFDQMPEPTVVSCTAIIDVYSRMNQPQEAVALFRRMVVEDLIVPTGITLLAIFPAVSVLGDLKICQSLHAYGEKKGFNASDIRVANSLFDSYAKCGCIESASRFFEEIPAQRKNLVSWTSIISGFAMHGMEKEAVENFVSMEKVGFKPNRVTFLSIFNACSHGGLIDEGLNFFGKMIDDYEIAVDIKHYGCLIDMLGRAGRLEEAEKMALEIPCNIVNVVIWRTLLGACSFHGNVEMGERVTKKVLEMERGYGGDYVLMSNILAGVGRYSDAERMRSLLDERNAFKLPGHSLV; encoded by the coding sequence ATGAAACAAtttttatttccaaaatatTGCAAATTTGGTCCAACTACTGCCGGAAGTTGCAAACGTTTCTtacgtttttcttcttcttcttcttcattgccTTCCCACCCAAGGCACTTGGCCTCTCTCTTGCTCAAAAACCCAGCAAGCCGCTCAGCCACCCAGCAAATCCACTCTCACATTCTCTCCTCCGGCTTATTCCTTTGTCACAATTTCACCTCCGCTTTTCTCCTCCTCATCAACACTCTCCTCCGCTGCTATTCCTCCGGCGACTTCCCTCACGAAGCTTTCGCCTTCTACAGACATGTCCGGCGGTATTCTCATTCTTTTGACTCCTTCACTTACTTCTTCCTTCTCCACGCCTCCATTGCCTTAAACTCCGTAATCCCAGGTGCCCAAATCCACGCCCTGACTCACAAACTAGGTTTTCATTTCCATGTCTATGTCCAAACTGCCTTGGTTAATATGTACGTTGCTTGTGGCTCTTTGGTACTTGCTCTCaatgtgtttgatgaaatgccgCACAGGAATTCTGTCACCTGGAATGTCATGATAACTGGTTTGGCCAAATGGGGTGAGCTTAAATTAGCTCGGTCTATGTTTGATCAGATGCCTGAGCCTACGGTTGTGTCCTGTACTGCTATTATTGATGTGTACTCACGGATGAATCAGCCCCAGGAGGCTGTGGCTTTGTTTCGGAGAATGGTTGTTGAAGATCTTATTGTACCCACTGGAattacgcttctggccatattcccAGCGGTTTCTGTTCTTGGGGATCTTAAGATTTGCCAATCACTTCATGCTTATGGTGAGAAGAAAGGGTTTAATGCATCTGACATACGTGTTGCAAATTCCCTTTTCGACTCCTATGCAAAGTGCGGCTGTATAGAGAGTGCATCAAGATTTTTTGAGGAGATACCTGCCCAAAGGAAGAATTTGGTGTCATGGACGTCCATAATCTCCGGTTTTGCAATGCACGGAATGGAGAAAGAAGCTGTCGAGAATTTTGTAAGTATGGAGAAAGTTGGTTTCAAACCAAATCGAGTGACATTCTTGAGTATTTTCAATGCTTGCAGTCATGGAGGATTAATAGATGAGGGGCTGAACTTCTTTGGGAAGATGATCGACGATTATGAAATTGCAGTGGATATCAAACACTATGGGTGTTTAATAGATATGCTAGGGAGGGCAGGAAGATTAGAAGAAGCAGAAAAAATGGCTTTGGAGATTCCTTGCAATATTGTTAATGTTGTGATTTGGAGGACGCTTTTGGGTGCTTGTAGCTTTCATGGTAATGTGGAGATGGGTGAGAGGGTGACGAAGAAGGTACTGGAGATGGAGAGAGGATATGGAGGGGACTACGTGCTTATGTCCAACATCTTAGCTGGTGTTGGAAGGTATAGTGATGCCGAGAGAATGAGAAGCTTGCTAGATGAGAGGAACGCCTTCAAACTTCCAGGGCATAGTTTGGTCTAA
- the LOC126582669 gene encoding uncharacterized protein At2g38710-like isoform X2, with translation MVSANKDMVAYCFDTLLAHYTTDQPPPPAFDDGQHPLFVTWKKVMNGGEPRLRGCIGTLEARGLINGFRDYALNSALKDRRFPPIQAKEIPYLECTVSILTDYETASNYLDWEIGKHGIIIEFTDPDYNTRRSATYLPEIAAHEGWTKTEAIDSLMRKSGYNGSITESIRNRIRLTRYQSSLCTMDHNDYVSYVKETRGGAPCVVGAKSGSR, from the exons atggtGTCGGCGAACAAGGACATGGTGGCTTACTGCTTCGATACTCTCCTCGCTCACTACACCACCGACCAACCTCCTCCCCCTGCTTTCGACGACGGCCAgca TCCATTGTTTGTTACTTggaagaaagtgatgaatggtGGTGAGCCTCGTTTGCGTGGATGCATAGGAACACTAGAAGCTCGGGGCTTGATTAATGGCTTCAGGGACTATGCCCTAAACAG TGCTTTGAAGGACCGGAGGTTTCCCCCAATACAGGCTAAGGAAATACCTTATTTGGAATGCACAGTTTCCATTCTGACTGATTATGAAACTGCTAGTAACTACCTCGATTGGGAG ATTGGAAAACATGGTATAATTATTGAGTTTACTGATCCTGACTATAACACAAGGCGCAGCGCCACGTATTTGCCTGAGATTGCTGCCCATGAAG GTTGGACAAAAACTGAAGCAATTGACTCATTGATGAGGAAATCTGGTTACAATGGGAGCATCACTGAGTCGATTCGGAACCGTATACGGTTGACCCGCTACCAGAGCTCCTTATGCACGATGGACCATAATGACTATGTTTCCTATGTAAAGGAAACCAGAGGCGGAGCTCCGTGTGTAGTTGGTGCTAAGTCTGGCAGCCGCTGA
- the LOC126582663 gene encoding vesicle-associated membrane protein 727-like → MSHRGLIYSFVAKGSVVLAEHTSFSGNFSTLAVQCLQKLPSSNSKCTYSCDGHTFNFLLDSGFVFLVVADESAGRTVPFVFLERVKEDFKHRYGPDIKNAGPHPLADGDEDDDLFEDRFSIAYNLDREFGPRLKEHMQYCMEHPEEISKLSKLKAQITEVKGVMMDNIEKVLDRGERIELLVDKTENLQFQADSFQRQGRQLRRKMLLQSLQMKLMIGGGVLILIIVLWLIACGGFKC, encoded by the exons ATGAGTCACAGAGGATTAATATATAGCTTTGTTGCAAAAGGAAGTGTTGTTTTAGCAGAACACACGTCCTTCTCCGGAAACTTTAGTACTCTTGCTGTTCAGTGCTTACAGAAGCTACCTTCCAGTAACAGCAAGTGCACCTACTCGTGTGACGGCCACACTTTTAACTTCCTACTTGACAGTGGATTTG TGTTTCTTGTTGTTGCTGATGAATCTGCCGGGAGGACTGTACCGTTTGTGTTCCTTGAACGAGTGAAAGAGGATTTCAAGCATAGGTATGGTCCAGATATTAAGAATGCAGGGCCACATCCTCTTGCTGATGGTGACGAAGACGATGACTTATTTGAAGATCGTTTTAGCATTGCATACAATCTTGACAGAGAATTTGG GCCAAGGCTTAAGGAGcacatgcaatattgcatggagCATCCAGAAGAAATAAGTAAGCTTTCCAAATTGAAGGCCCAAATCACGGAGGTCAAAGGTGTGATGATGGACAATATTGAGAAG GTTTTGGATCGTGGGGAGAGAATTGAACTTTTGGTTGATAAAACAGAAAATCTGCAGTTCCAG GCTGACAGCTTCCAGAGGCAAGGCAGGCAATTGCGACGTAAGATGTTGCTGCAGAGTCTCCAAATGAAGCTAATGATTGGAGGTGGAGTCCTTATCCTGATCATCGTACTATGGCTTATTGCCTGCGGAGGTTTCAAATGTTAA